Proteins encoded by one window of Geoalkalibacter sp.:
- a CDS encoding cytochrome c3 family protein has product MKKVVFWAAGLLFISTQALASISGTAHDLSSGGSAAFRSTNVDEICVFCHTPHAASTQVTNAPLWNRPDAAALVVGDLYQGSSLTTHSLPATVLAAVNASDARLCLSCHDGASMAAAVLVNPPNYNDSGVPMNPDGSEVAYTGTGEITGFANLYRDSQKLKDDHPIGMNYESVVTDTTGKFKNKGATGLRFFGAGENIMWCATCHNVHTHDQGEPFLAKGNSGSALCLACHDK; this is encoded by the coding sequence ATGAAGAAGGTAGTTTTTTGGGCAGCCGGCTTGCTTTTCATCTCCACGCAAGCCCTGGCGAGTATTTCGGGAACGGCGCACGATCTCTCCAGTGGCGGGAGCGCAGCTTTTCGCTCGACGAATGTCGATGAGATTTGTGTTTTCTGCCACACGCCGCATGCGGCCTCAACCCAGGTGACCAACGCCCCCTTGTGGAACCGGCCGGATGCGGCCGCCCTTGTGGTCGGCGATCTTTATCAGGGCTCGTCGCTGACGACCCATTCGTTGCCGGCCACTGTTCTGGCGGCGGTCAATGCTTCCGATGCGCGCCTTTGCCTGTCCTGTCACGACGGGGCCAGCATGGCCGCCGCCGTGTTGGTGAACCCCCCGAATTATAATGACAGCGGTGTGCCGATGAATCCCGATGGATCCGAGGTCGCCTACACGGGAACCGGCGAAATCACCGGATTTGCCAATCTTTACAGAGACAGCCAGAAGCTCAAGGACGACCATCCCATCGGGATGAATTACGAATCGGTCGTTACCGACACCACCGGCAAGTTCAAAAATAAGGGGGCGACAGGTCTGCGCTTTTTCGGCGCCGGCGAAAATATCATGTGGTGCGCCACCTGTCACAATGTGCATACGCATGATCAGGGTGAACCCTTCCTGGCGAAGGGCAACAGCGGCTCAGCGCTTTGTCTTGCCTGCCACGATAAGTAA
- a CDS encoding tRNA1(Val) (adenine(37)-N6)-methyltransferase, translated as MTKDRHSEETLDELRIGKLKILQAKNGYRFSLDPVLLCAFARVGKGARVADLGTGSGVIPLILARRTEAVEIVGIERQAEPAERARRSVALNDLEERIRILEGDVREIGRFFAPQSFDLVLSNPPFRAPGSGRLAPADERAAARHELAGGLEDFLRAAAWLLPPGGRLYIIYLAERLAQLLEGMRRAGLEPKRLRCVHGRLGEPARMVLVEGRRGGRPGLALEAPLLVFSGEDYSDEVRGLYDADESGADD; from the coding sequence ATGACAAAGGACCGCCATTCCGAGGAAACCCTCGACGAACTGCGCATCGGCAAGCTGAAAATTCTTCAGGCGAAAAACGGCTATCGCTTTTCCCTGGACCCGGTGCTGCTCTGCGCCTTTGCCCGGGTGGGCAAGGGCGCGCGGGTGGCCGATCTGGGGACGGGTTCGGGGGTGATTCCCTTGATTCTGGCGCGCCGCACCGAGGCCGTGGAGATCGTCGGCATCGAGCGTCAGGCGGAGCCGGCCGAGCGGGCGCGGCGCAGCGTGGCGCTCAATGATCTGGAGGAGCGCATCCGCATACTTGAAGGCGATGTGCGGGAGATTGGGCGATTCTTCGCGCCCCAGTCCTTTGACCTGGTGCTGAGCAACCCGCCGTTTCGCGCCCCCGGCAGCGGGCGGCTGGCACCGGCGGATGAGCGGGCCGCGGCGCGCCATGAACTGGCGGGCGGGCTGGAGGATTTTCTGCGCGCGGCGGCCTGGCTGCTTCCGCCGGGCGGGCGGCTGTACATCATTTATCTCGCTGAGCGTTTGGCCCAACTGCTGGAGGGCATGCGCCGCGCGGGCCTTGAGCCCAAGCGTCTGCGTTGCGTGCACGGCCGCCTCGGCGAACCGGCGCGCATGGTGCTGGTGGAGGGACGGCGCGGCGGGCGGCCGGGCCTGGCCCTGGAGGCGCCGCTGCTGGTGTTCTCCGGCGAGGATTACAGTGACGAGGTGCGGGGACTTTACGACGCGGACGAATCGGGCGCGGACGACTGA
- a CDS encoding DUF721 domain-containing protein yields the protein MKKTDRGRMPRALPLGDILEQYLTERGLGERLHKYRAFSCWKQAVGPQVAAQTQPLRIRDGILEVRVAHPVWMQQLQLLKPRILARLAEHLGPDAIRDLYLRQGRVEAPASGAQSAAPSWKTIRLNAEDEQRIAAALAAVVDAELRRQMERVMRRQLQLEKARRAAQSSAPDSSAS from the coding sequence ATGAAAAAAACCGATCGCGGCCGCATGCCGCGCGCCCTGCCCCTCGGCGACATTTTGGAGCAATATCTCACCGAGCGCGGCCTCGGCGAGCGGCTGCACAAGTACCGGGCCTTTTCCTGCTGGAAGCAGGCCGTGGGACCGCAGGTCGCCGCCCAGACCCAGCCCCTGCGCATCCGCGACGGCATCCTCGAGGTGCGCGTCGCGCATCCCGTGTGGATGCAGCAATTGCAACTGCTCAAGCCACGCATCCTCGCGCGCCTTGCCGAGCATCTCGGTCCCGACGCCATTCGCGATCTCTATCTGCGCCAGGGGCGCGTCGAGGCCCCGGCAAGCGGGGCGCAAAGCGCGGCGCCGAGTTGGAAAACCATCCGCCTGAACGCCGAGGACGAGCAGCGCATCGCGGCCGCCCTCGCCGCAGTCGTCGATGCCGAACTGCGCCGCCAGATGGAGCGCGTCATGCGCCGCCAGTTGCAGCTCGAAAAAGCCCGGCGCGCGGCTCAGTCGTCCGCGCCCGATTCGTCCGCGTCGTAA
- a CDS encoding DUF3343 domain-containing protein, which yields MVRENDIVAIFHGIHRVMKAEKILKQAGADILLIPTPRELSSDCGLALRFAPSEQERVLAVLAAEGLSPVELYRRSGRDYLPL from the coding sequence ATGGTGCGCGAAAACGACATCGTCGCGATTTTTCACGGCATTCATCGGGTGATGAAAGCCGAAAAAATCCTCAAGCAGGCCGGCGCCGATATCCTGCTGATCCCCACGCCGCGCGAGCTGAGTTCCGACTGCGGGCTGGCGCTGCGTTTCGCGCCGTCGGAGCAGGAGCGGGTGCTCGCGGTGCTCGCCGCCGAGGGCCTGAGTCCTGTGGAACTTTACCGGCGCAGCGGCCGTGATTATTTGCCGCTCTAG
- the ffh gene encoding signal recognition particle protein produces the protein MFDNLSDKLESVFRKLRGQGRLTEENIGEALREVRLALLEADVNFKVVKDFIAAVRERAVGQEVLKSLTPAQQVIKVVRDELARLMGEGLDNRLDLSARPPVPIMLCGLQGSGKTTTCGKLALSLRRDKRNPLLVPADVYRPAAIDQLKTLGRQLGVTVYDSQPGQDPVRICEDARRYAELNGYDTLILDTAGRLHIDDALMAELDRIKASLKPREILFVADAMTGQDAVNVAQSFNERLDVTGIVLTKLDGDARGGAALSIRAVTGKPIKFVGLGEKLDALDVFHADRMAQRILGMGDVLTLIEKAEAAIDKENAAEMEKRLRKEGFTLENFRDQLQSIKKMGSMESILKLIPGVGKQMSQLKDMQMPDKELKKIEAIINSMTAQERRDHRILNGSRRMRIAKGSGTTVHDINVLIKRFTEAQKMMKKMQKLGPKGMKNLMRGGGSPFM, from the coding sequence ATGTTTGACAATCTGAGCGACAAGCTGGAATCGGTTTTTCGCAAGCTGCGCGGGCAGGGCCGCCTCACCGAGGAAAACATCGGCGAGGCCCTGCGCGAGGTGCGTCTGGCGCTGCTCGAAGCCGACGTCAACTTCAAGGTCGTCAAGGATTTCATCGCCGCAGTGCGTGAGCGCGCCGTCGGTCAGGAGGTGCTCAAGAGCCTCACCCCCGCGCAGCAGGTCATCAAGGTCGTGCGCGACGAGCTGGCCCGCCTCATGGGCGAAGGGCTCGACAATCGCCTCGATTTGAGCGCGCGCCCGCCGGTGCCCATCATGCTGTGCGGTCTGCAGGGTTCGGGCAAGACCACCACCTGCGGCAAGCTCGCCCTGAGCCTGCGTCGCGACAAGCGCAATCCCCTGCTGGTGCCCGCCGACGTCTATCGCCCGGCGGCCATCGACCAGTTGAAGACCCTGGGACGCCAGCTGGGGGTGACGGTCTACGATTCCCAGCCGGGGCAGGACCCGGTGCGCATCTGCGAGGACGCGCGCCGCTACGCCGAGCTCAACGGCTACGATACGCTGATTCTCGACACGGCCGGTCGCCTGCACATCGACGATGCGCTCATGGCCGAGCTTGATCGCATCAAGGCGTCCCTCAAGCCGCGCGAGATTCTCTTTGTGGCCGACGCCATGACAGGTCAGGATGCGGTGAACGTCGCGCAGAGCTTCAACGAGCGCCTCGATGTCACCGGCATCGTGCTCACCAAGCTCGACGGCGACGCCCGCGGCGGTGCCGCCCTGTCCATCCGCGCGGTGACGGGTAAGCCCATCAAGTTCGTCGGGCTGGGTGAAAAGCTCGACGCCCTCGATGTGTTCCATGCCGATCGCATGGCCCAGCGCATCCTGGGCATGGGCGATGTGCTGACCTTGATCGAAAAGGCCGAGGCGGCCATCGACAAGGAAAACGCCGCCGAGATGGAGAAGCGCCTGCGCAAGGAGGGCTTCACCCTCGAGAATTTCCGCGATCAGCTCCAGTCCATCAAGAAGATGGGCTCCATGGAGTCGATCCTCAAGCTGATTCCCGGGGTCGGCAAGCAGATGAGCCAGCTTAAAGATATGCAGATGCCGGACAAGGAGTTGAAGAAGATTGAAGCCATCATCAACTCCATGACGGCCCAGGAGCGGCGCGATCACCGCATCCTCAACGGATCGCGGCGCATGCGCATCGCCAAGGGCAGCGGCACCACGGTGCATGACATCAACGTGCTGATCAAGCGCTTCACCGAAGCGCAAAAGATGATGAAAAAGATGCAGAAGCTCGGCCCCAAGGGCATGAAGAACCTCATGCGCGGCGGTGGCTCGCCTTTCATGTGA
- the rpsP gene encoding 30S ribosomal protein S16, which yields MSVKIRLARGGAKKKPFYQVVVADERFPRDGRFIERLGQYDPKQDPPMVSLKEDRTLEWLNNGAEPTDTVRQILRAQGIWAKFKQPA from the coding sequence ATGTCGGTAAAGATCAGGCTGGCCCGCGGCGGCGCGAAGAAAAAGCCTTTCTATCAGGTTGTCGTGGCGGATGAGCGCTTTCCGCGTGACGGCCGGTTCATCGAGCGTCTCGGGCAATATGACCCGAAGCAGGATCCTCCCATGGTCAGTCTCAAGGAAGACCGTACCCTGGAGTGGCTGAACAACGGAGCCGAGCCCACCGACACGGTGCGGCAGATCCTGCGGGCGCAGGGAATCTGGGCGAAATTCAAGCAGCCTGCCTGA
- a CDS encoding KH domain-containing protein produces the protein MKELIEFIAKSLVEHPNAVSIVEEKAEDGTILIKLAAARDDMGRIIGKQGRTAKAMRTLLNAKATRENARASLQIVE, from the coding sequence ATGAAAGAGCTCATCGAATTCATCGCCAAATCACTGGTCGAACATCCCAACGCCGTCTCCATCGTGGAGGAAAAGGCCGAGGACGGCACCATCCTCATCAAACTGGCGGCGGCGCGGGACGATATGGGACGAATCATCGGCAAGCAGGGGCGCACCGCCAAGGCGATGCGCACCCTGCTCAATGCCAAGGCAACCCGCGAGAATGCGCGGGCCAGCCTGCAGATTGTGGAGTAA
- the rimM gene encoding ribosome maturation factor RimM (Essential for efficient processing of 16S rRNA), with the protein MGDADQELFQAGVVVGTHGLRGDLKVRPLTPGSTVLLDTRTVHLGRDGQEDLATYQVRRAVAHKGLVLLRLEGRESIEAAAPLKGSKVFMPLAELPDLEDDESYWYELQGAEVIDRRLGLLGILEDLFVTAAHDVYVVRGRFGEVLIPAVDEFILEFDEEQGRLLVDLPFGLVDEGTEIQE; encoded by the coding sequence ATGGGCGACGCGGATCAGGAGTTGTTCCAGGCGGGGGTGGTGGTCGGCACCCACGGGTTGCGCGGTGATCTCAAGGTCAGACCGCTCACGCCGGGTTCGACGGTTCTGCTCGATACCCGTACCGTTCATCTGGGGCGGGATGGGCAGGAGGATCTCGCCACCTACCAGGTTCGCCGTGCGGTCGCTCACAAAGGATTGGTGCTGTTGCGGCTGGAGGGCCGTGAAAGCATCGAGGCCGCCGCGCCGCTCAAGGGGTCGAAGGTTTTCATGCCCCTGGCCGAGTTGCCCGACCTTGAGGACGACGAGTCTTACTGGTATGAACTGCAAGGGGCCGAAGTCATCGACCGGCGTCTCGGTTTGCTGGGCATTTTGGAGGATCTCTTCGTCACGGCGGCGCACGATGTCTATGTGGTGCGCGGGCGCTTCGGCGAAGTGCTGATTCCCGCCGTGGATGAATTTATCCTTGAGTTCGATGAGGAACAAGGTCGTCTGCTGGTCGATCTGCCCTTCGGCCTGGTTGACGAAGGCACGGAAATTCAAGAGTAA
- the trmD gene encoding tRNA (guanosine(37)-N1)-methyltransferase TrmD — protein sequence MTFDILTLFPGMFASPFAESILGKALDRGLIGLRAHNLRQWAEGRHQVTDDAPYGGGAGMIMKVEPVARALRDLRHQAPAAPVVLLTPQGKPFRQADAAALAAKSGLIFVCGRYEGYDERIRSLVDLEYSLGDFILTGGELAAMVMIDAIARLVPGVLGCEGSAAGDSFSDGLLEYPQYTRPAEYEGMRVPEVLLSGNHGEIARWRRLRQLERTARRRPDLLDAAPLSVEERRLVNDLLNPADETSG from the coding sequence ATGACCTTTGACATCCTGACCCTGTTTCCCGGCATGTTCGCCTCGCCCTTTGCCGAGAGCATTCTGGGCAAGGCGCTGGACAGGGGTCTGATCGGCCTGCGGGCGCACAACTTGCGCCAATGGGCCGAGGGACGTCACCAGGTGACCGACGATGCGCCCTACGGTGGGGGCGCCGGCATGATCATGAAGGTCGAACCGGTGGCCCGCGCTTTGCGCGACCTGCGGCACCAGGCGCCCGCTGCGCCGGTGGTGCTGCTGACGCCGCAAGGCAAGCCCTTTCGTCAGGCCGATGCCGCGGCCCTGGCGGCAAAGTCCGGGTTGATTTTCGTCTGTGGGCGTTACGAGGGCTACGATGAGCGCATTCGCTCCTTGGTGGACCTCGAATACTCCCTCGGCGATTTCATCCTGACCGGCGGCGAACTGGCCGCCATGGTGATGATCGACGCCATCGCTCGTCTGGTTCCCGGCGTGCTGGGCTGCGAAGGCAGCGCCGCCGGTGATTCCTTCTCCGACGGGCTGCTGGAATATCCGCAGTACACCCGACCCGCCGAGTATGAAGGCATGCGGGTTCCCGAGGTTCTGTTGTCAGGCAACCACGGCGAGATCGCCCGCTGGCGACGACTCCGGCAACTGGAACGCACCGCCCGGAGGCGCCCGGATCTGCTGGACGCGGCTCCCTTGAGCGTGGAGGAGCGGCGGTTGGTGAATGATCTGCTGAACCCGGCCGATGAGACGTCCGGCTGA
- the rplS gene encoding 50S ribosomal protein L19 produces the protein MNVVDRLGMEQIKKNIPVFKAGDSLKVHVKIVEGDKQRIQIYEGVCIGRVNRGLGSTFTVRKISDGFGVERIFPLHSPVVEKIEVVSIGRVRRAKLYYLRNLRGKAARIREKRYS, from the coding sequence ATGAACGTCGTCGATCGCCTTGGCATGGAACAGATCAAGAAAAACATCCCCGTTTTCAAGGCGGGGGACAGCCTGAAGGTTCACGTGAAAATCGTCGAGGGTGACAAGCAGCGCATCCAGATTTACGAGGGGGTGTGCATCGGCCGGGTCAACCGCGGCCTGGGTTCGACCTTCACCGTGCGAAAGATTTCCGACGGTTTCGGGGTGGAGAGGATTTTTCCCCTGCACTCGCCCGTCGTGGAGAAGATTGAAGTGGTGAGCATCGGCCGGGTGCGCCGCGCCAAGCTCTACTACTTGCGCAACCTGCGCGGCAAAGCAGCCCGCATCCGCGAAAAGCGCTACTCCTGA
- a CDS encoding ribonuclease HII encodes MEEMSLFPEQQEISVLHFENLARRRGFRSVAGIDEAGRGPLAGPVVAAAVILPECFDSRGLTDSKKLSDKQRQTLYPHIREQALAVGIGVASAEDIDRLNILQATLLAMGRAVGRLRLPPDYLLVDGITPLPTSIPQLTLKQGDSRSLSVAAASVVAKVVRDRIMIALDRNYPGYGFAGHKGYGCRAHLDAIARLRPCPQHRRSFRGVREHLEDA; translated from the coding sequence ATGGAGGAGATGAGCCTTTTTCCGGAACAGCAGGAAATTTCCGTGCTGCATTTTGAAAACCTGGCCCGTCGACGAGGTTTCCGCTCGGTGGCCGGTATCGACGAAGCCGGACGCGGTCCCCTGGCCGGACCGGTGGTGGCCGCGGCGGTCATTTTGCCGGAATGTTTTGATTCGCGCGGTTTGACCGATTCCAAAAAACTCAGCGACAAGCAGCGCCAGACCCTCTATCCCCACATTCGCGAACAGGCCCTGGCGGTGGGGATCGGCGTCGCCTCCGCGGAGGATATCGACCGCCTCAATATCCTGCAGGCCACGTTGCTGGCCATGGGACGGGCGGTCGGCCGGTTGCGGCTTCCCCCCGATTATCTGCTGGTGGACGGTATCACGCCCCTGCCCACGTCCATCCCGCAACTGACCCTCAAGCAGGGCGATTCACGCTCGCTGTCCGTGGCCGCGGCTTCGGTGGTGGCCAAGGTGGTGCGCGATCGCATCATGATCGCCCTGGACCGCAATTATCCCGGGTATGGTTTTGCCGGGCACAAGGGCTATGGCTGCCGCGCGCATCTTGACGCCATCGCCCGCCTGCGGCCCTGCCCCCAGCATCGCCGCAGCTTTCGCGGGGTGCGCGAGCATCTGGAGGATGCGTGA
- a CDS encoding YraN family protein: MTLARQSLGRWGEECACAYLRDRGFQILERNLRTPLGEIDLIARQGRSLVFVEVKTRRTTHFGVPQESVTARKQRQIIRSAQWYLGNGRFTGLQPRFDVVAVLAAPSGPRIDHIANAFTL; this comes from the coding sequence GTGACTCTTGCCCGCCAGAGCCTGGGTCGCTGGGGCGAGGAGTGTGCCTGCGCCTATCTGCGCGATCGAGGTTTTCAGATCCTCGAGCGAAATCTGCGCACGCCCCTTGGTGAAATCGATCTCATCGCGCGCCAGGGGCGAAGCCTGGTGTTCGTCGAGGTCAAAACGCGGCGCACCACCCATTTCGGTGTTCCGCAGGAATCCGTGACCGCCCGCAAGCAGCGCCAGATCATTCGTTCCGCCCAATGGTATCTGGGGAACGGTCGTTTCACCGGTTTGCAGCCGCGTTTCGATGTGGTGGCGGTGCTTGCCGCCCCTTCGGGGCCCCGCATCGATCATATCGCCAATGCTTTTACCCTGTAA
- a CDS encoding NAD(+) synthase, which translates to MNQTFASLGYLRLAVATPALRVADVAFNVEEILRVLEALRDEDVQLAVFPELCLTGYTCGDLFYQDLLLEAAAAALPRIAARSGELGLAVVVGLPLRHQGALFNCAAFLAEGRILGLVPKTFLPNTNEFYEERWFASARECRAPEVLLGAVPVPFGTDLLFRRRQRPDCVVGIEICEDLWAVQPPSSAMALAGATVLVNPSASPEILGKQAYRRALVQSQAARCLAAYAYASAGPGESSTDLVYSGHGLIAENGQVLAESERFCFEARWAISDVDLLRLSQERLRNNSFRAKGPPGAWRCIDFTCADPPLTKLRREIPAQPFVPSGEEERSERCREIFALQTTALAKRLLHTGSSRVVIGISGGLDSTLALLVTVGAFDKLGLAREGIHALTLPGFGTTTRTRGNAEQLAELLGVSLRVISIDAAVHQHFADIGHDGLTHDITFENAQARERTQILMDVANQIGGLVIGTGDLSELALGWCTYNADHMSMYGVNAGVPKTLVRYLVEWCAHARFSGAAAAVLEDICATPVSPELLPPDANGDIRQKTEEQVGPYLLHDFFLFQAVRMQFPPRRILFLAEQVFAGQFSRPELLKWLRNFYRRFFSQQFKRSCLPDGPKVGSLALSPRGDWRMPSDASAALWLAELDGLE; encoded by the coding sequence ATGAACCAGACTTTTGCCTCCCTGGGGTACCTGCGCCTGGCCGTGGCGACGCCGGCCCTGCGCGTCGCCGATGTCGCCTTCAACGTCGAGGAAATCCTGCGGGTGCTGGAAGCCCTGCGGGACGAGGACGTGCAGTTGGCGGTGTTTCCCGAGTTGTGCCTGACGGGCTATACCTGCGGTGATCTCTTCTATCAGGATCTGCTGCTGGAGGCGGCCGCCGCCGCCCTGCCGCGGATCGCCGCCCGGAGCGGAGAGCTCGGTCTGGCGGTGGTGGTCGGTTTGCCGCTGCGTCATCAGGGGGCCCTGTTCAACTGTGCCGCTTTTCTCGCCGAAGGGCGGATTCTGGGCCTGGTGCCCAAGACCTTTCTGCCCAATACCAACGAATTTTACGAGGAACGCTGGTTTGCCTCGGCGCGGGAATGCCGGGCGCCGGAGGTGCTTCTGGGAGCGGTACCGGTGCCTTTCGGCACGGATCTGCTGTTTCGCCGGCGGCAGCGCCCCGACTGCGTGGTCGGCATCGAAATCTGCGAGGACCTCTGGGCGGTGCAGCCGCCGAGTTCGGCTATGGCCCTGGCCGGCGCCACGGTGCTGGTCAATCCCTCGGCCAGCCCGGAAATCCTCGGCAAGCAGGCGTATCGCCGCGCCCTGGTGCAGTCCCAGGCGGCGCGCTGTCTGGCGGCCTATGCCTATGCTTCCGCCGGTCCGGGGGAGTCAAGCACCGATCTGGTCTACTCCGGCCACGGCCTGATCGCGGAAAACGGCCAAGTGCTGGCGGAGAGCGAGCGCTTCTGCTTCGAGGCGCGCTGGGCGATCAGCGATGTGGATCTGCTGCGCCTGAGCCAGGAGCGCCTGCGCAACAATAGTTTTCGCGCTAAGGGACCGCCCGGAGCCTGGCGGTGCATCGATTTTACCTGTGCCGACCCGCCGCTGACCAAATTGCGCCGCGAGATTCCGGCGCAGCCCTTCGTGCCCAGCGGCGAAGAGGAGCGCAGCGAGCGTTGTCGCGAGATCTTCGCCCTGCAAACCACGGCACTGGCCAAGCGCCTGTTGCACACCGGCAGCTCTCGGGTGGTGATCGGCATTTCCGGCGGCCTGGATTCGACCCTCGCCCTGCTGGTGACGGTGGGCGCCTTCGACAAACTCGGGTTGGCGCGCGAGGGCATCCATGCCCTGACCCTGCCGGGGTTCGGCACCACCACGCGCACGCGGGGCAATGCCGAACAACTCGCGGAACTGCTCGGGGTGAGCCTGCGCGTCATATCCATCGACGCAGCGGTGCACCAGCATTTCGCCGACATCGGGCACGACGGCCTGACCCACGACATCACCTTTGAGAATGCCCAGGCGCGCGAGCGCACCCAGATTCTCATGGATGTGGCCAATCAGATCGGCGGACTGGTGATCGGCACCGGTGATCTGTCGGAGCTGGCCCTGGGCTGGTGCACCTACAACGCCGATCACATGTCCATGTACGGGGTCAATGCCGGCGTACCCAAGACCCTGGTGCGCTATCTGGTGGAATGGTGCGCCCATGCCCGGTTCAGCGGAGCGGCCGCGGCGGTGCTCGAGGACATCTGCGCGACGCCGGTGTCGCCCGAATTGCTGCCGCCCGACGCCAACGGCGACATCCGGCAGAAGACCGAGGAGCAGGTCGGTCCCTACCTGCTGCATGATTTCTTTCTCTTTCAGGCGGTGCGCATGCAGTTTCCACCCCGGCGCATCCTGTTTCTCGCCGAGCAGGTTTTCGCGGGGCAGTTCAGCCGGCCCGAGCTGCTCAAGTGGCTGCGCAATTTCTATCGGCGTTTCTTCTCCCAGCAGTTCAAGCGCTCCTGCCTGCCTGATGGTCCCAAGGTCGGCAGTCTGGCGCTTTCGCCGCGCGGCGACTGGCGCATGCCGAGCGACGCGAGCGCCGCCCTCTGGCTGGCCGAACTCGACGGGCTGGAGTAA
- the rsmI gene encoding 16S rRNA (cytidine(1402)-2'-O)-methyltransferase: MPGTLYIVATPIGNLEDISLRALRVLKEVALIAAEDTRHSRKLLNHYAIATPLVACHEHNEEARAAQLLVRLQDGADVALISDAGTPAISDPGYVLVRRCRAAGIRVEAIPGPSAVTAALSAAGLPCARFAFEGFLPAKKKAREDLLSALRDEPRTLVFYEAPHRLAQTLEAVARIYGNERPVAVARELTKKHEELFSGSAGDARRHFSGEVRGEIVLLIAPAEKAAAEPADVTAALRRLAAQEDLPPAELVRRVAKTTGVARNAVYQEYLRLKGEKA; encoded by the coding sequence ATGCCCGGCACGCTCTACATCGTCGCCACGCCCATCGGCAATCTCGAGGACATCAGCCTGCGTGCCCTGCGGGTGCTCAAGGAGGTTGCGCTGATCGCCGCCGAGGACACCCGCCACAGCCGCAAGCTGCTCAACCATTACGCCATCGCCACGCCCCTGGTGGCCTGCCACGAACACAACGAGGAGGCACGCGCCGCGCAATTGCTGGTCCGCCTGCAGGACGGCGCGGACGTCGCCTTGATCAGCGATGCCGGAACCCCGGCCATTTCCGACCCCGGCTATGTGCTGGTGCGGCGCTGCCGCGCGGCGGGCATCCGCGTCGAGGCGATCCCCGGACCTTCGGCGGTGACCGCCGCTTTGTCGGCGGCGGGGTTGCCCTGTGCGCGTTTTGCCTTCGAGGGATTTCTGCCTGCGAAAAAAAAGGCGCGCGAGGATTTGCTGTCGGCCCTGCGCGATGAGCCGCGCACCCTGGTGTTTTACGAGGCGCCGCATCGACTGGCGCAAACCCTGGAAGCGGTGGCGCGCATCTACGGGAATGAGCGGCCTGTGGCGGTGGCGCGCGAGCTGACCAAGAAACACGAGGAACTGTTCAGCGGATCTGCCGGAGATGCCCGCCGACATTTCTCCGGGGAGGTGCGCGGCGAAATCGTGCTGCTCATCGCCCCGGCGGAAAAAGCCGCGGCCGAGCCGGCAGATGTGACCGCGGCCCTGCGCCGCCTGGCCGCCCAGGAGGATCTGCCCCCGGCCGAATTGGTGCGGCGTGTCGCCAAAACCACCGGCGTGGCGCGCAACGCGGTCTATCAGGAATATCTCAGGTTGAAGGGGGAGAAGGCATAG
- a CDS encoding acylphosphatase has protein sequence MRRVRAQVRIEGQVQGVSFRYHTRDRARNLGLHGWVKNLADGAVAAVFEGEESSVRAMLDWCRQGPAAARVDKVAVALEEARGEFHSFEIVF, from the coding sequence ATGAGAAGGGTTCGCGCGCAGGTCCGCATCGAGGGTCAGGTGCAGGGAGTGAGCTTTCGCTACCACACGCGAGATCGCGCCCGGAATCTGGGCTTGCACGGCTGGGTCAAGAATCTCGCCGACGGCGCGGTGGCCGCGGTCTTCGAGGGCGAGGAATCCAGCGTGCGCGCCATGCTTGACTGGTGCCGACAGGGCCCGGCGGCGGCGCGGGTGGATAAGGTGGCGGTGGCGCTTGAAGAAGCAAGGGGTGAATTTCATTCCTTCGAGATCGTTTTTTAG